In Corynebacterium guangdongense, one DNA window encodes the following:
- a CDS encoding shikimate kinase, whose translation MVCHTRPKVVLVGPPGAGKSTIGRRLSRALSLPLVDTDDLIAEDAGKATGAVFSELGEERFREIEAEKVAEALTTGGIVSLGGGAVLTDSTRELLASHAVVWVDVSAEEGVRRTGSDDSRPVLAAANLFEHYRQLLETRAPFYREVADYRVRTDSRSPQQVVADILGFLDAY comes from the coding sequence ATCGTCTGCCACACCCGGCCGAAGGTGGTTCTCGTCGGCCCGCCGGGCGCCGGAAAATCGACCATCGGGCGTCGCCTCTCGCGTGCGCTGAGTCTGCCCCTGGTCGACACGGATGACCTGATCGCGGAGGACGCGGGCAAGGCCACCGGCGCCGTCTTCAGCGAGCTCGGCGAGGAGCGCTTCCGCGAGATCGAGGCCGAGAAAGTCGCCGAAGCGCTGACCACCGGTGGCATCGTCAGCCTCGGCGGGGGAGCCGTGCTCACCGACTCGACCCGTGAACTGCTCGCCAGCCATGCCGTGGTGTGGGTGGACGTCTCCGCGGAGGAGGGCGTGCGCCGCACCGGTTCCGACGATTCCCGCCCGGTCCTGGCGGCGGCGAACTTATTCGAGCACTACCGCCAGCTGCTGGAGACCCGCGCGCCGTTCTACCGCGAGGTAGCCGACTACCGGGTCCGCACCGACAGCCGCAGCCCGCAGCAGGTCGTCGCCGACATCCTCGGGTTCCTCGACGCCTACTAG
- a CDS encoding prepilin peptidase has protein sequence MWLSAALGGAVVVLLAWASMLVVSDLGRRRLPDALTLPPAATGVAVLALAEPSLLPAGLCWALLYLGLGVAGGGIGGGDVKLALSLGALLSALSGMSGVLMAVVASAAFSVAVMTLRGSASAAHGPSMIAAAVVVGVLAAFSRWG, from the coding sequence ATGTGGCTTTCTGCTGCGCTCGGGGGAGCGGTTGTGGTCCTGCTGGCGTGGGCGTCGATGTTGGTGGTCTCCGACCTCGGCCGTCGCCGCCTGCCCGACGCCCTCACGCTTCCCCCGGCGGCCACCGGGGTGGCGGTTCTCGCGCTGGCCGAGCCGTCCCTGCTGCCGGCCGGTCTGTGTTGGGCACTTCTCTACCTGGGGCTCGGGGTCGCCGGTGGTGGAATCGGCGGGGGAGACGTCAAACTGGCGCTGAGCCTCGGTGCGCTGCTCAGCGCCCTGTCGGGAATGAGCGGCGTGCTGATGGCGGTGGTGGCGTCCGCGGCCTTCAGTGTGGCGGTCATGACGCTTCGCGGATCCGCCTCCGCGGCGCACGGGCCCTCGATGATCGCCGCCGCCGTCGTCGTCGGTGTCCTGGCGGCGTTTTCCCGCTGGGGCTGA
- the mltG gene encoding endolytic transglycosylase MltG: MSRSTRGAGSAAHHVRRMEPVYVKRRQRGLAVLIASLVLIVGAVSYIGWQLAGPSGGTFSEVSDYQGAGNGTEELVEIPEGASLTQLAPELAERDIVASEQAFITAAANNPESNAVQPGFFRLQGQMSAVAAVDALLSPENQIELLDVHGGSTLMDVNVVGGDVRYGIYSMIAQVSAQSGDENNRVTREQLEQVAANTDPAQLGVPEWALEQVRSRGADPKRLEGLIVPGRYIIDPHMDAEGILTDLITRSAVRYNDTGIVERAAAVGLTPYELATAASLVEREAPAGEFDKVARVILNRLAEPMRLQFDSTVNYGLPDVEIATTDEDRARVTPWNTYAMDGLPQTPIASPSDEAIRAMENPAEGNWLYFVTIANDGTTVFNDTFEDHQRDVQKALDSGVLDSNR, from the coding sequence ATGAGCAGGAGCACCCGCGGCGCCGGATCCGCAGCCCACCACGTCCGGCGGATGGAGCCGGTCTACGTCAAGCGCCGCCAACGCGGCCTGGCCGTGTTGATCGCCTCACTGGTTCTTATCGTGGGCGCGGTCTCCTACATCGGGTGGCAGCTGGCAGGTCCCTCCGGCGGCACCTTCTCGGAGGTCAGCGACTACCAGGGCGCGGGCAACGGAACCGAGGAACTCGTGGAGATTCCGGAGGGCGCCTCGCTGACCCAGCTGGCGCCCGAACTCGCGGAGCGCGACATCGTCGCCTCTGAGCAGGCGTTCATCACTGCGGCGGCCAACAACCCGGAATCCAACGCCGTGCAGCCGGGGTTCTTCCGCCTGCAGGGCCAGATGTCGGCCGTGGCCGCCGTCGACGCGCTGCTGTCGCCGGAGAACCAGATCGAGCTTCTCGACGTCCACGGCGGCTCCACCCTCATGGACGTCAACGTCGTCGGCGGCGACGTCCGCTACGGCATCTACTCCATGATCGCCCAGGTCTCCGCCCAGTCCGGCGACGAGAACAACCGGGTCACGCGCGAGCAGCTCGAGCAGGTCGCCGCGAACACGGATCCGGCGCAGCTGGGCGTGCCGGAGTGGGCGCTGGAGCAGGTCCGTTCCCGGGGCGCCGACCCGAAGCGACTGGAGGGACTCATCGTTCCGGGCCGGTACATCATTGACCCTCACATGGACGCAGAGGGCATCCTCACAGACCTGATCACCCGCTCCGCGGTCCGGTACAACGACACCGGCATCGTCGAGCGCGCGGCCGCCGTCGGCCTGACCCCTTACGAATTGGCCACCGCCGCCTCGCTGGTCGAACGCGAGGCCCCCGCCGGCGAGTTCGACAAGGTCGCCCGCGTCATCCTCAACCGGCTCGCCGAGCCGATGCGCCTGCAGTTCGACTCCACCGTCAACTACGGGCTGCCCGACGTGGAGATCGCCACCACCGACGAAGACCGCGCCCGGGTCACCCCGTGGAACACCTACGCCATGGACGGTCTCCCGCAGACCCCCATCGCATCGCCCAGCGACGAGGCCATCCGTGCCATGGAGAACCCGGCAGAGGGCAACTGGCTCTACTTCGTGACCATCGCCAACGACGGCACCACGGTGTTCAACGACACTTTCGAGGACCACCAGCGGGACGTCCAGAAGGCCCTGGACTCCGGCGTCCTCGACTCCAACCGCTAA
- the ruvX gene encoding Holliday junction resolvase RuvX, with translation MTLQPDVPGVDDPGPGRRIGLDVGTVRIGVASSDRDARLATPVETVTRQTGFKDRDKADIDRLVEIIKDYAAVEIVVGLPRNLDSTGSSSVKHAKEIAFRIGRRLRRDGLEIPVRFADERLTTVLATSALRASGVSEKAGRSVIDQAAAVAILQSWLDGRAGNLAAAAGQDSFPDENDSEEDVNR, from the coding sequence ATGACGCTTCAGCCGGATGTGCCCGGGGTCGACGATCCCGGCCCTGGACGACGAATCGGACTCGACGTCGGAACCGTCCGTATCGGTGTCGCCTCCTCGGACCGGGACGCCCGCCTGGCCACGCCGGTGGAGACGGTCACCCGCCAGACCGGTTTCAAGGACCGTGACAAGGCCGACATTGACCGGCTGGTGGAAATCATCAAGGACTACGCCGCGGTGGAAATCGTCGTGGGGCTGCCTCGCAACCTTGACTCCACCGGGTCCAGCAGCGTCAAGCACGCCAAGGAAATCGCCTTCCGCATCGGCCGACGCCTGCGGCGCGACGGCCTGGAGATTCCGGTGCGCTTCGCCGATGAACGCCTGACCACCGTCCTGGCGACCAGCGCGCTGCGGGCCTCCGGCGTGTCAGAGAAAGCCGGCCGATCAGTCATCGACCAGGCGGCGGCCGTGGCAATCCTTCAATCCTGGCTGGACGGGCGAGCGGGCAACCTCGCGGCGGCCGCGGGCCAGGACAGCTTCCCCGACGAGAACGACAGTGAAGAGGATGTAAACCGATGA
- the aroB gene encoding 3-dehydroquinate synthase, with product MPTITVNGPSPYPVTIGHNLSDELADFITDLAPTKVAIIHQPTLTAVARRVSVDLETRNIDATMLVIPDAEEGKTLEVCGRLWDRFGELGLGRRDVVIGIGGGAATDLAGFVAAAWMRGVRVVQVPTTLLGMVDASVGGKTGINTAAGKNLVGAFHEPTAVFIDLDILNTLPEQELVAGSAEIIKTGFIADERILEIYETEKDGVAMPSHRLAELIERSVAVKASVVGEDLKESGLRETLNYGHTFGHAIELRENYAWRHGHAVAVGMMFVAELAHARGLIDKKLVRRHRNILQSVGLPTTYEPGHFDELYAAMTRDKKNRDGSIRFVVLDGEVGSTTRLVDATVDELRAAYAAISEGF from the coding sequence GTGCCCACCATCACCGTCAACGGTCCGAGCCCATATCCGGTGACCATCGGTCACAACCTCAGCGACGAACTGGCCGATTTCATCACCGACCTGGCGCCGACGAAGGTCGCGATCATCCACCAACCGACGCTGACGGCCGTCGCCCGTCGGGTGTCGGTGGATCTGGAGACCCGCAACATCGATGCAACGATGCTGGTCATCCCGGACGCCGAGGAGGGAAAGACGCTCGAGGTCTGCGGCCGGCTCTGGGACCGGTTCGGTGAGCTCGGCCTCGGGCGGCGTGACGTCGTCATCGGCATCGGTGGCGGCGCCGCCACCGACCTGGCGGGCTTCGTGGCCGCCGCCTGGATGCGCGGCGTTCGCGTCGTGCAGGTTCCGACCACCCTGCTGGGGATGGTCGACGCCTCCGTCGGCGGCAAGACCGGCATCAACACCGCCGCGGGCAAAAACCTGGTCGGCGCCTTCCATGAGCCGACAGCGGTGTTCATCGACCTGGACATCCTGAACACCCTGCCGGAGCAGGAGCTGGTCGCGGGGTCGGCGGAGATCATCAAGACCGGTTTCATCGCCGATGAGCGCATCCTTGAGATCTACGAGACGGAAAAGGACGGTGTCGCCATGCCCAGCCATCGCCTCGCCGAGCTGATCGAGCGTTCCGTGGCGGTCAAGGCGTCGGTGGTCGGCGAGGATCTCAAGGAGTCCGGGCTGCGCGAGACCCTCAACTACGGCCACACCTTCGGCCACGCCATCGAGCTGCGGGAGAACTACGCGTGGCGGCACGGTCACGCCGTCGCCGTGGGCATGATGTTCGTCGCTGAGCTGGCGCACGCCCGAGGACTCATCGACAAGAAGCTCGTCCGCCGCCACCGGAACATCCTCCAGTCGGTCGGCCTGCCGACGACCTACGAACCCGGCCACTTCGACGAGCTCTACGCCGCGATGACCCGGGACAAAAAGAACCGGGACGGCTCGATCCGCTTCGTCGTCCTCGACGGCGAGGTCGGCTCGACCACCCGCCTCGTCGACGCCACCGTCGACGAACTGCGCGCCGCCTACGCAGCAATCTCGGAGGGGTTCTAG
- a CDS encoding M24 family metallopeptidase, producing the protein MAYADNRFDTRRRALASALAAQRIDALLVTNLIHVRYLTGFSGSNAALLVGKDRTAVIATDGRYTTQIREEVPEIEAIIARPSAEAVLREGGRYDRIGFESEHVTVAQFEALRDVCPEDSTLVPLTGAVEKLRLIKGDYEIDALADVAALATQAMIGLLDDGELAVGRREFEVAADLEYRMRALGAERPSFDTIVASGPNSAKPHHGAGDRVIQDEDLVTIDFGAHRGGFNSDMTRTFVMGRANSTAQSVYATVLQAQRAGIAAARPGTALVDVDKACRDIITDAGYGKNFVHSTGHGIGLEVHEGPSASTSGEGVLAPGMTLTIEPGIYVPGRGGVRIEDTLVITEGAPRVITSGISTDLTVV; encoded by the coding sequence ATGGCGTACGCCGACAATCGTTTCGACACCCGCCGCCGAGCGCTGGCCTCGGCTCTGGCCGCGCAGCGCATTGATGCGCTCCTAGTCACCAACCTCATTCACGTTCGCTACCTGACCGGTTTCTCCGGTTCGAACGCGGCGCTGCTGGTGGGCAAGGACCGAACCGCCGTGATTGCGACGGACGGCCGCTACACCACCCAGATCCGGGAGGAGGTCCCGGAGATCGAGGCCATCATCGCCCGGCCGAGCGCGGAGGCCGTCCTCCGGGAGGGGGGCCGCTACGACCGCATCGGTTTCGAGTCCGAGCACGTCACCGTCGCCCAGTTCGAGGCGCTCAGGGACGTCTGCCCCGAGGATTCGACGCTGGTGCCGCTCACCGGTGCGGTCGAGAAGCTGCGTCTGATCAAGGGTGACTATGAGATCGACGCGCTCGCCGACGTCGCGGCGCTGGCCACCCAGGCGATGATCGGCCTGCTCGACGACGGGGAGCTGGCCGTCGGGCGTCGCGAGTTCGAGGTCGCCGCGGATCTGGAGTACCGCATGCGTGCGCTCGGGGCGGAGCGGCCGAGTTTCGACACCATCGTCGCCTCCGGCCCCAACTCCGCCAAGCCGCACCATGGCGCGGGTGACCGGGTCATCCAGGACGAGGATCTAGTCACCATCGATTTCGGCGCCCACCGGGGCGGCTTCAACTCGGACATGACCCGCACTTTCGTCATGGGACGAGCCAACAGCACCGCCCAGTCCGTCTACGCCACCGTCCTGCAGGCCCAGCGCGCTGGCATCGCGGCGGCCCGGCCGGGCACCGCGCTGGTCGATGTCGATAAAGCATGCCGGGACATCATCACCGACGCAGGCTACGGAAAGAATTTCGTGCATTCCACCGGCCACGGAATCGGGCTGGAGGTCCATGAGGGGCCGTCGGCGTCGACAAGCGGTGAAGGCGTGCTCGCACCGGGAATGACGCTGACCATCGAGCCGGGCATCTACGTGCCGGGTCGTGGGGGAGTGCGTATCGAGGACACCCTCGTCATCACCGAGGGGGCGCCGCGCGTGATCACCTCCGGAATCAGCACTGATCTCACCGTGGTGTAG
- the aroC gene encoding chorismate synthase, whose translation MLRWTTAGESHGQALIALVENMPAGVPVTTEEISRHLARRRLGYGRGARMKFEADELTLLTGIRHGETIGGPVAIMIGNTEWPKWTTIMSPEALDMSDPEVEKAMSSGRGAKLTRPRPGHADFSGMVKYGFDDARPVLERSSARETAARVAAATLARNFLRETLGVEVISHVISIGASEPYTGPAPTPADIDAIDQNPTRAFDAAAGESMVAEIEAAKKAGDTLGGIVEVVVDGLPIGLGTHISGEQRLDAQLASALMGIQAIKGVEIGDGFEEARRRGSAAHDEMVRTEDGVARLTNRAGGIEGGMTNGQQLRVRAAMKPISTVPRALKTVDMSDGSEATGIHQRSDVCAVPAAGIVAEAMVALVLARAVLDKFGGDSLPETKANIAAYLAYVDQRLAFENGSDD comes from the coding sequence ATGCTTCGTTGGACCACCGCCGGTGAATCGCACGGCCAAGCCCTCATCGCCCTCGTCGAGAACATGCCTGCGGGCGTGCCCGTCACGACGGAGGAGATCTCCCGTCATCTCGCCCGTCGTCGCCTGGGCTATGGGCGCGGCGCGCGCATGAAGTTTGAGGCCGATGAGCTGACGCTGCTCACCGGTATCCGCCACGGCGAGACCATCGGCGGCCCAGTCGCCATCATGATCGGCAACACCGAGTGGCCGAAGTGGACCACCATCATGAGCCCGGAAGCGCTGGACATGAGCGATCCCGAGGTGGAGAAGGCGATGAGCTCCGGCCGTGGCGCCAAGCTCACCCGCCCGCGTCCCGGCCACGCCGATTTCTCCGGCATGGTGAAATACGGTTTCGACGACGCCCGCCCGGTCCTGGAGCGTTCTTCTGCGCGGGAGACCGCCGCCCGGGTCGCCGCCGCCACCCTGGCGCGCAACTTCCTGCGTGAGACCCTCGGCGTCGAGGTCATCAGCCACGTTATCTCCATCGGCGCGTCCGAGCCCTACACCGGCCCGGCGCCGACCCCGGCCGACATCGACGCGATCGACCAGAACCCGACCCGGGCCTTTGACGCCGCGGCCGGCGAGTCCATGGTCGCCGAGATCGAGGCCGCCAAGAAGGCCGGTGACACCCTCGGCGGCATCGTCGAGGTCGTCGTCGACGGTCTGCCCATCGGACTGGGCACCCACATCAGCGGCGAGCAGCGGCTCGACGCTCAGCTCGCGTCCGCTCTCATGGGTATCCAGGCGATCAAGGGCGTGGAAATCGGCGACGGCTTCGAGGAGGCCCGCCGACGCGGCTCCGCCGCCCACGACGAGATGGTCCGTACCGAGGACGGGGTGGCCCGACTCACCAACCGTGCCGGTGGCATCGAGGGCGGCATGACCAACGGCCAGCAGCTGCGCGTCCGTGCGGCCATGAAGCCGATCTCGACGGTACCGCGGGCGCTGAAGACCGTGGACATGTCCGACGGCTCGGAGGCGACCGGCATCCACCAGCGCTCGGACGTCTGCGCGGTCCCGGCGGCGGGGATCGTCGCCGAGGCCATGGTGGCGCTGGTGCTCGCCCGTGCCGTGCTGGACAAGTTCGGTGGCGACTCGTTGCCGGAGACCAAGGCGAACATCGCCGCCTACCTGGCCTACGTCGATCAGCGTCTGGCGTTCGAGAACGGCTCCGACGACTGA
- a CDS encoding shikimate dehydrogenase, translating to MPRAAVLGSPITHSLSPVLHTAGYDALGLEDWSYERIEMTADQVADFLAGPGRDYAGFSVTMPNKFAALEAATEVTERARAIGSANTLVPIDGGWRADNTDCEGIAGALRELLGEDARPRHALILGAGGTARPALWALADLGVREVTVVNRSDRRAQLQELADARDIQLAFVSFDVDLAELALTADVIISTVPSAALEGLEPMLGHTAVLDVIYDPWPTPLTVRAAANGYPIVGGHVMLAHQSFSQFEQFTGRKAPRERMRDALEGTLQ from the coding sequence GTGCCCCGCGCCGCCGTACTCGGTTCGCCCATCACCCATTCCTTGTCACCGGTCCTGCACACCGCCGGCTATGACGCACTCGGACTGGAGGACTGGTCCTATGAGCGCATTGAAATGACCGCCGATCAGGTGGCCGACTTCCTCGCCGGGCCGGGCCGCGACTACGCCGGTTTCTCCGTGACCATGCCGAACAAGTTCGCGGCCCTGGAGGCGGCCACGGAGGTCACCGAGCGCGCCCGCGCCATCGGTTCGGCCAACACCCTCGTCCCGATTGACGGCGGCTGGCGGGCGGACAACACCGACTGCGAGGGGATCGCCGGCGCACTGAGGGAACTGCTGGGAGAGGACGCCCGGCCGCGGCACGCCCTGATCCTCGGCGCCGGCGGCACCGCCCGCCCCGCGCTGTGGGCGCTCGCCGACCTGGGGGTGCGCGAGGTCACCGTCGTCAACCGCTCCGACCGTCGTGCGCAGCTGCAGGAGCTTGCCGACGCCCGCGATATCCAGCTCGCGTTCGTTTCCTTCGACGTCGACCTGGCGGAGCTGGCGCTCACCGCCGACGTGATCATCTCGACCGTGCCCTCCGCGGCGCTCGAGGGACTCGAGCCGATGCTGGGACATACGGCGGTTCTGGACGTCATCTATGATCCGTGGCCCACGCCTTTGACCGTTCGTGCCGCGGCCAACGGGTACCCGATCGTCGGCGGCCACGTCATGCTGGCTCATCAATCCTTCAGCCAATTCGAGCAGTTCACCGGCCGGAAGGCCCCGCGGGAGAGGATGCGGGACGCGCTGGAAGGCACACTTCAGTAG
- the aroQ gene encoding type II 3-dehydroquinate dehydratase, which yields MPAVRTVLVLNGPNLNRLGKRQPEIYGSTTLADIENSVTELGAGLGLEVICRQSNHEGELIEWVHEAADNGWAVVINPGGFTHTSVALRDALAEVADGPGFVEVHISNVHAREPFRQHSYLSPIARGVIAGLGVVGYEYALRFFAP from the coding sequence ATGCCCGCGGTGCGCACCGTTCTCGTCCTCAACGGGCCGAACCTCAACCGCCTGGGCAAGCGCCAGCCGGAAATCTACGGCTCCACCACGCTCGCCGACATCGAGAACTCGGTCACCGAACTGGGGGCCGGGCTCGGTCTCGAGGTCATCTGCCGACAGTCCAACCATGAGGGCGAGCTGATCGAGTGGGTCCATGAGGCCGCCGACAACGGCTGGGCCGTGGTCATCAACCCGGGCGGGTTCACCCACACCTCGGTGGCGCTTCGCGACGCCCTGGCGGAGGTCGCCGACGGCCCCGGATTCGTCGAGGTGCACATCTCGAACGTGCACGCCCGGGAGCCTTTCCGCCAGCATTCCTACCTGTCGCCGATCGCCCGCGGGGTCATCGCCGGCCTCGGAGTCGTCGGCTACGAGTACGCGCTGCGTTTCTTCGCCCCTTAA
- the efp gene encoding elongation factor P produces MATTADFKNGMVLVIDGKLSQIVEFQHVKPGKGPAFVRTKLKEIVSGKTIDKTFNAGVKVETATVDRRDMTYLYDDGTSYVVMDDKTYEQFELGHDAFGDAGKFLLENMRVQVSFHEGNALFGELPTSVDLTVSHTEPGLQGDRSSGGTKPATLETGAEIQVPLFIETGNVLKVDTRTGEYLSRVNN; encoded by the coding sequence GTGGCAACTACGGCCGACTTCAAGAACGGCATGGTCCTGGTCATCGACGGCAAGCTGTCGCAGATCGTGGAGTTCCAGCACGTCAAGCCGGGTAAGGGTCCTGCCTTCGTGCGCACCAAGCTCAAGGAGATCGTCTCGGGCAAGACCATCGACAAGACCTTCAACGCCGGCGTCAAGGTCGAGACCGCCACCGTCGACCGTCGCGACATGACCTACCTCTACGACGACGGCACCTCCTACGTCGTCATGGACGACAAGACCTACGAGCAGTTCGAGCTCGGCCATGACGCCTTCGGCGACGCCGGCAAGTTCCTCCTCGAGAACATGCGGGTCCAGGTCTCCTTCCATGAGGGCAACGCCCTCTTCGGCGAACTGCCGACCTCCGTGGATCTGACCGTCTCCCACACCGAGCCGGGCCTGCAGGGCGACCGATCGTCCGGCGGAACCAAGCCGGCCACCCTCGAGACCGGTGCCGAGATCCAGGTCCCGCTGTTCATTGAGACCGGCAACGTCCTCAAGGTCGACACCCGCACGGGCGAGTACCTCTCCCGAGTCAACAACTAA